The following are encoded in a window of Candidatus Methylacidiphilales bacterium genomic DNA:
- a CDS encoding polysaccharide deacetylase family protein — translation MKHATPQLPRQRSWFNFLAFTVLLALPACAQNENANPVVNPGFEDGANGWLIKDSMSTVVPEAAHEGKMGLRISDQDPKGGSSVFSSKLAVTPATALKLSFWEKSDKPGFLGVYLYFYTESGQLINDPLQRAGAGHPVCGAKDGDGQWHQFTLNAAAPDGAASVALWIHSFGGSVGIADVDDFSLEGAGARLASQESAPVAMAAVPAAAPVDLPPRKAPPKIIIKVDDLRQVDGKVNGLWIKFAEFIKSRKIKANIGIICETLETTTPEYTQWIKDQQATGLFEFWFHAWDHNTHLENGEQFNEFNNRPYEEQRKRFERSQQLAVEKLGFPFHTFGPPGGVATPCFDANTIRVMDEDPNMKVWLYPVPLDEPGKQLAAKGKVVILDRVWEVNIESKVGLPDFDKFVAGYAKHPEREYFVIQGHPMHWAPDRFDNFVKIIDFLTEQKAEFVLASEYAAHPAGQ, via the coding sequence ATGAAACACGCAACTCCACAGCTCCCGCGCCAGAGGAGCTGGTTTAATTTTTTGGCCTTTACAGTGCTCCTGGCGCTTCCGGCCTGTGCGCAAAACGAAAATGCCAACCCGGTGGTAAATCCGGGGTTTGAAGACGGGGCGAACGGTTGGCTCATCAAGGATTCCATGTCCACCGTTGTTCCCGAGGCGGCGCACGAGGGAAAAATGGGCCTCCGCATTTCCGACCAGGATCCCAAGGGCGGCTCCAGCGTTTTCAGTTCGAAGCTGGCGGTGACGCCCGCCACAGCGCTTAAATTGAGTTTTTGGGAAAAGAGCGACAAGCCCGGCTTTCTCGGTGTTTATCTCTATTTTTATACGGAGAGCGGGCAGTTGATCAATGATCCCCTGCAACGCGCCGGGGCCGGGCATCCCGTGTGTGGAGCCAAGGATGGGGATGGCCAGTGGCATCAATTTACCCTTAACGCAGCGGCGCCAGATGGCGCCGCATCGGTTGCTCTGTGGATTCATTCCTTTGGCGGATCCGTGGGTATCGCGGATGTGGACGATTTTTCCCTGGAAGGGGCCGGAGCCAGGCTGGCCTCGCAGGAATCCGCTCCCGTGGCAATGGCAGCGGTTCCCGCAGCAGCGCCTGTGGATCTCCCGCCGCGGAAAGCCCCGCCCAAAATCATCATCAAGGTGGATGACCTGCGGCAGGTGGATGGCAAGGTGAACGGCCTCTGGATCAAGTTTGCCGAGTTTATCAAGTCGCGGAAAATCAAAGCCAACATCGGCATCATCTGCGAGACGCTGGAGACAACCACGCCGGAATACACCCAGTGGATCAAGGACCAGCAGGCCACCGGTCTTTTTGAATTCTGGTTCCATGCCTGGGACCACAACACCCATCTTGAAAACGGGGAACAGTTCAACGAATTCAATAATCGTCCTTACGAGGAACAAAGAAAGCGCTTTGAGCGTTCCCAGCAGCTTGCCGTCGAAAAGCTCGGATTCCCCTTTCACACCTTCGGCCCTCCGGGAGGCGTGGCCACTCCCTGCTTTGATGCCAATACCATCCGTGTAATGGACGAGGATCCCAACATGAAGGTCTGGCTCTATCCCGTCCCGCTTGACGAGCCCGGGAAGCAGCTCGCTGCCAAAGGCAAGGTCGTCATTCTGGACCGCGTCTGGGAGGTGAACATCGAAAGCAAGGTGGGCTTGCCGGACTTTGACAAATTTGTGGCCGGCTATGCCAAACATCCGGAGCGCGAGTACTTTGTCATTCAGGGTCATCCGATGCACTGGGCCCCGGACCGTTTTGACAACTTCGTGAAAATCATCGATTTCCTCACGGAACAAAAAGCCGAGTTTGTCCTGGCCTCCGAATACGCCGCTCACCCCGCCGGGCAGTAG
- a CDS encoding hydroxyacid dehydrogenase, with protein MHTSASISPKGGEKEPACSTKNTAEKIVFALTEESKKQYLPLFSSIGFPAMDYDWIDISSMDASAWEQTLFQIKPTVLVTCWGTPAIPEGFARSPHMSLRYVCHLAGGVKSIVPRHLIERGVLVSNWGTSISYAVAEHTILLVLGALRNLPAWNPCLDQWPKNITPFACLTLNTRSLRGRRVGLHGFGAIARELVAMLKPFQVELASYSRGVPRSLFEQYGVRCCDSLEELFSGSEVLIECESLTQRSQGSVTEAILRLLPEDAVFVNVGRGRIVDQDALARLAFEGRLRVALDVYEQEPLPADSPLRRTPHTLLSPHIAGPTLDGFFILSRFAAENIRSYLDGGKIQGQVTLDAYDRST; from the coding sequence ATGCACACATCTGCCAGCATCAGCCCGAAGGGCGGCGAAAAGGAACCGGCCTGTTCAACAAAGAACACCGCCGAAAAAATCGTTTTTGCCCTCACGGAGGAAAGCAAGAAGCAATATCTGCCGCTTTTTAGTTCCATTGGATTTCCAGCTATGGATTACGATTGGATTGATATTTCTTCCATGGATGCCTCCGCCTGGGAGCAGACTCTCTTTCAAATCAAGCCGACGGTGCTGGTCACTTGTTGGGGGACCCCGGCCATTCCCGAGGGGTTTGCCCGCTCCCCGCATATGTCCTTGCGCTACGTCTGCCATCTGGCGGGCGGGGTCAAGTCGATTGTTCCCCGTCATTTGATTGAGAGGGGAGTGCTTGTTTCCAACTGGGGGACATCCATCAGCTACGCGGTTGCGGAACACACAATCCTCCTCGTGCTGGGCGCCTTGCGGAATCTCCCGGCATGGAACCCATGTCTGGATCAATGGCCGAAGAATATAACCCCGTTTGCCTGTTTGACCTTAAACACGCGCTCTTTGCGGGGCAGGCGTGTGGGATTGCACGGGTTTGGCGCCATCGCCCGCGAACTGGTGGCGATGTTAAAACCCTTTCAGGTCGAACTTGCCTCGTACTCCCGCGGTGTGCCGCGCAGCTTGTTTGAACAATATGGAGTCCGCTGTTGCGACAGTCTGGAAGAACTTTTCTCGGGCAGCGAGGTTCTGATTGAATGCGAATCCCTTACACAGCGCAGCCAGGGATCGGTGACGGAGGCAATTCTTCGCCTCCTGCCGGAAGACGCCGTCTTCGTCAACGTGGGGAGGGGGAGGATCGTTGATCAAGATGCGCTGGCCCGGCTGGCTTTCGAAGGCCGCCTGAGGGTCGCACTGGATGTCTATGAGCAGGAGCCGCTGCCCGCGGATTCCCCCTTGCGCCGGACACCCCACACCTTGCTTTCACCACACATTGCCGGCCCGACGCTGGACGGGTTTTTCATTCTAAGCCGGTTTGCCGCGGAAAATATCCGCAGCTATCTGGACGGCGGCAAAATCCAGGGTCAGGTGACTTTGGATGCCTACGACCGTTCCACCTAA
- a CDS encoding LacI family DNA-binding transcriptional regulator, with protein sequence MAEQRVTIRDIAKIAGLHFTTVSLALRNSPRLNDATRSKIQKLAKKMGYRPDPMLASLNAYRQSKSQPHYQATIAWINNWPERYHMLSNAEFLEYYQGAKERSEERGYVLEEFWLREPGMNVEKINRIFKARNIQGMLIAPQPESQTILPFDYEELSTVALGYSMRPASLHVVTNHHFHSMNLIFTRLRDLGYKRAGLCVGLNWDEKVENGMLGGWELWNWKNPNQIEISHFTDAFKNNRERVEKWIKKEKPEVIVATDDSAELLMSWGYKFPGDMGYASLALKHDEKYFSGIYQNDILIGKKAIDLVIGMIQRGERGLPETPIRTLIESEWHSGKTLRQQKVSSMD encoded by the coding sequence ATGGCCGAGCAGCGCGTCACCATCCGTGATATTGCCAAGATAGCCGGGTTGCACTTTACCACAGTCAGCCTGGCGCTTCGCAACAGCCCCCGCTTGAATGACGCCACCCGGAGCAAAATCCAAAAGCTGGCCAAAAAGATGGGGTACCGGCCCGACCCCATGCTGGCCTCATTGAACGCCTACCGGCAATCCAAATCGCAGCCGCATTACCAGGCGACCATTGCATGGATCAATAATTGGCCGGAACGCTATCATATGCTCTCCAACGCGGAATTTTTGGAATATTACCAGGGAGCGAAAGAGCGCTCGGAAGAACGCGGCTATGTCCTGGAAGAATTCTGGCTGCGCGAACCGGGAATGAACGTGGAGAAAATCAACCGCATTTTCAAGGCCCGGAACATCCAGGGCATGCTGATCGCGCCCCAGCCCGAATCCCAAACCATTCTACCCTTTGACTATGAAGAATTATCCACCGTCGCGCTCGGCTACAGCATGCGCCCGGCATCGCTGCATGTGGTGACCAATCACCACTTTCATTCCATGAATCTGATCTTCACACGCCTCCGGGATCTTGGCTACAAACGGGCGGGGTTGTGCGTCGGACTGAACTGGGACGAGAAGGTGGAGAATGGAATGTTAGGCGGCTGGGAATTGTGGAACTGGAAAAATCCCAATCAGATCGAAATAAGCCACTTTACGGACGCTTTCAAGAACAACAGGGAGCGGGTGGAGAAGTGGATCAAAAAGGAGAAACCGGAAGTAATCGTTGCCACAGATGACAGTGCGGAACTTTTGATGTCCTGGGGCTATAAATTTCCGGGTGACATGGGCTACGCCAGCCTCGCTCTCAAGCATGATGAAAAATATTTTTCCGGGATTTATCAGAATGACATCCTGATCGGGAAAAAGGCCATCGATTTGGTTATTGGCATGATACAGCGCGGCGAGCGCGGACTGCCTGAAACGCCGATCCGAACCCTGATCGAGAGCGAATGGCATTCCGGAAAAACATTGCGGCAGCAGAAAGTCAGCAGTATGGATTAA